TTTTTTGATCAGCACAATTAATTCTATTAGGAATATTATGAATAGAAGCACTGGACAGATTTCAAGACTTGAATTTCAAATAACATTAACAATTGGTTTAATAGTCTCACTGGGAATATCTATTATTATAGGAGCCTACTTTTCAGTCACTCAAAATAAAACATTAGAAGAAAAAAAAGAAGCAAGAGAAACAATATCTTTTATCGCAGGTATTCTAGGTGCTGGACTGGGAATTGTAAGTGCTTTTTATGCTGTTGATTCTATATCAAGAAATAGTCAAACCAGTAAGATTAATCGAGCTATTAATATTATCTCAGAGTGGAATAATATTGATTTTCAAGATTATAAAGACGTATTAGGAGAATTAAGAAGTAAAACTCAACAACTCAAAAAAAATAATGGAGAAAATGCAAGTGAAGCAGAAAAAGGATATATAATAAATGAAATTATAGAAAGTGATTTTGGATATGTAGGAAAAATACTTGGATACCTTAATTTTCTAGAATATGTTTCATTATTGGTAGAGACAAATTGTGTAGATGAAGACATGATATATGAATATTTTGTTGTTATTTTTATCAAGGCAGATGATTTATTAGGATTATGGATAAAACAAAGACAAAAAGATTCAAACAATTACAAAATATATGATCAATTTATTAAAGTTACTAATAAATGGAGATTAAGATATGAGAAATAATAAAATTATAATAGGTTGAGTATAAGCTATAATTTATACTCAACCTATTACCAAAATATTTCAAGTTAGATTTGTTAGCTATTGTTAGCTAATCAAAGAATAATTTAGAGAAAAGAAATTCTCTAAATTCACTAAAATGAATCACCACTAAGTAAAAACATTAAATTTAACCTCATTTTGCACACAATTCTATAGTATAGTTTTAAAAAGCTATAGTAATCTATATCATTTATAACAAATTTTTAGGTTACTTACTATATTACAAAAATGTTACATATTGACAACTTAGATTGCCCCGTATGACAGCCTCGCTAGTTTTTCCCCTATTAGTAAGAATTGTTCAGTTAAAAGTTAGCCTTAATTATTAAGGGGATTATGGCTAAAAAATATCCCTGGCCCGAGTCCAACGCATAAGATCAAAAGGAAATTTACCGTCAGGGGTCAATACTTTCACCATTGGTTCTCGATGTTGGTACAGTGGCAAGTGGTGAACCGGTACATTCTCCACTAACCCACGGGCGATCTGCTTCTCATACCATTGGAGAAATTCGTCGGTTATTCCTGCCGTCGGGTTAGATAGGTATGGGGATGAGGATGGCTTAGAGGATGTCTGTGGGGTATTGGTGGCGGTGGTGGGCTTCCATTTCTGCTTGATGGCTTTGACTAGGAAGCCAGCAGGGTTTTTAACTTGTCCCTGGCGTTTATGCTCTCGTAAGGCTTCTAGGGCGTTTAAGACCACTTCGGAGGTGTTAGATTTAATTAATCGCTCAATGGTGCGGTTAACTTCGATGCCATAATCGTCACACTTCTCAAGCAGCTTCTTCTTACTCAGTTTTCTGGGTTGGCCATTAGTCGATGATAAAAATTGATTATTATCATGGGATTGGAGATTGCAGATTGGAGATTTTAGATTGACTCCTGGTTGTTTGACAGAGGTTGGAGATTCATGATTATTGATTTTCCGTTGGTTAGTAGATAATGGTTGATTGTTTTGATCAATCTGCAATCTGCCCTCTTCAATCTCCAATGTTTGCTCAATGGTTGGTGATTGATTGGTGGTGTCGTCAACCTGGGGAGCTTCAGGGGTTGATGGAGTCGGTTCTGTTGTGTCTTCTACTGCGTCAATTTTGCCATTTGACGGGGGTTGATTGGGTTTGGTAATGGATTCATCATTCGATGGGGTTAACTGGGCTATTTCTGCCATTAACTCGGCTTCTAGGCGTTTGAGGCCATAGGGAATGAATAAGCCAAGATTGAGAAAGGCTTGCTTAGCAGAATGAACCGAAGCGAGACGGTTGGCTAGGTGATCTGGGAGATCATCGGGTAATTCGGAAAGTTGAACCGGTGCGTCGGAGAGAGGGGGGTCAGTAGGTGGCTTAGATTTTTGGAAAGTTGTGGGATTATTTTTTGATTTTTTTTGTGGGTCAAATTCAAGCCCTTCAAAAACTTCATATATAGGGGTATATGATGCACTTTCGCTCTGGCTATGGGTTTCAGCTTGTTTGGTTGGGGGGGCAGTTTGGTCAGTTTCGGGGCTTTTTTGGGGTTCGGTAATAGATGCTGTTTCCCTCTGGGAATGGGATTGCATCTTTTCTTGATTGCTTCTGTATTTGGGATGCCACAGTGCTAGATACTTTTTCTGGGATAAGGTTCTGTTTGAAAACCCTGTGCCATATTTTTCTTTGGCTATTTTTATGATGGCTTGTCTTCTTTCTACTACTTTTTGGGGTAGCTCTCCATTGGCTTCTAGGTGGGCTACTGTTTCAGTAATTCTCTTTTCTATGTCGAGGGTTCTAGGAGTTTTGTCCATCGACTTATTGTAGGTTTGGTTATAGTTACTGCTTCGGTTGGGATAGTTACAGTAGGGTAGATAATATTCGTTTCTTTCTGTGTAATAACAGATTTCTTCGATTCGTTGCTCTATTTCGTGTTGGTGGCGACACCATTGATTATATCCTGGGGCGTTGATTACTTCTTCGATGACTGCGGCCCTTAGTTTGGCTCCTGTTAGTTCTTTGAAGACGATATGATAGGCGACGAATTTTGTTAGTAGGTAGTTGGTTTGGTGGTGTCCTGTCCATCCTAGTTCTAGTAGTTTTTCTAGGGCTTGTTTCCAGGCGATCGCTGTTGGACTATAGTAAGCTTTTTGCCAGCTTCTTTGGGCTTTGAATTCTTGGTAGGCTACGTCTAAGCGGCTACTAAAGGTTTCTATGTCTTGTCCTTCGGCGGCCCAGTCCATTTGGTCTAGGAAGTCTTCTACTGAGTCGCTGATGATGTTTAGGTCTTGGTCTAGGAGGTATGACCCGCTATTGGGTTGTAATGGGAGGCGTACTCCATTATAACAGCTTTTTTTTCCGTTTTTGGCGTATCTCTTGGGGTTGGGAAAGATTTCTAGTTGCCCTGTTTTTATTTCTAGTTGGGCTGCTTCTAGGGTGGCTTTGACTAAACAGGCTGTTTTGAAGGTGTGTAGGGGTTCGGGTAGGGCAAATATTAGGTGTATGCCTTGACTATCACTTGATTGAATGAGAACGTGACGGCATAGCCCGATGCTTTCTAGGGCTTCTGTTATGGTTTTTATGGCATCAGGGTCGTTGAAAGGGTGATAGGGGCTGTTTCTATCGATGTCGATGGTTATGTGTCGGGTGGTTGACCCGAACCGTAATCCGATGGTTATCTGAGGATCTTGGTGTTTATCCCAGATTTCTCTCGGACTTAGGGGATAAATGTTGATTGTTGTCCATTTATCGTCGATTTCTAAGATAAAGTCCCATCCGTGATGGTAATATTGGGTGAGTCGCTGTCCGGTGACAGTGCTAGGGGTTAAGTGTTGGTAGTTTTGTTGTTTCCCTGTTTTTTTCTTCATTGAAGGGTTCGCTTTGGTGATGTTAGCGAGCTACCCATACAGGGAGGATGCTGTCTTATTTAAGTTTTATGGTAGAAGGAAGGAAGATGACGACGGGGTAAGAAAAAAGATCCTTGTCTCAAAAGAAGTTATCCAAGGATTTGCGATGGTAAACTAAAATGCCCAAACGTCCTATTAGAGAAGGTTCCATCTACAATCCACAATTGCCAATCAGCAAAAAAGTGACTCACTACCTGTACGGACAAAACAAAATTAGGTAGTATAAAGACAGCAACCCCCCTCAACCACGCCTACAGTTTTTTTCATGTCGCCAAACAAGAGTTGAGACTGTTAGGTGATTTGGGTTGCACCCAAGCTTTCAAAACTTATTCAAACTATTTAAGGCTTTTAGACCGTTTCAAGTTTGTCAAAGCTAAAAAGCTTTAGTTGCGGTTGCTTTGTCTGTGAGATGTCTATGCAAAGATACACAGATATTCTCTAACCTTAAGCATACTGAAAGATGGGGTAAAAAGCCAGCAAGAATAACCGATGGTTGCATTGTCGGGGAGTCTAGGGAGCCTAAAAGCCTTGTGTGATGAAGACTGCGCTGGCTTCAGACTAGAAGGTATGGACTAAGTACATTATCAGAACTAAAGAATAGTGAACTAGCCCAACTTGCTATCGCTTAACTCTTATTAAAAAAGTCCTCCTGATATCTAAGGAGGACTTTTTAAACGGCACAAAATGGAGTGAAAGAATATGTTTCCAAAAACAGGTGAATTAGTAGAACAACTAAAATTTGTTATTCCAGTAGGAACTCAGTTTCTTGTTAACGATTTAACTGCTAATAATGTTGATATATCTTTGTGTACATCAACTTGTGAGGAAGTTCCTTTCTGGATGACAAACGACGGCAAAATAGATCCTGCTATTAGTGGTTTTGGATTTAAAGATGATCCAGCAGGTGGAACTTATGATGCGTCATCAATTACTACGCAAAAAGCCCCTGAACCTGGTACTATTCTCGGACTTCTTGCTATCAGTGGTTTAGGTTTAGGATTAAAACGCAAAAAGCAATCATAATTAATATTTAGCTAGAAAATTGCAGTATGACCGCCTAGAATCCTTGTTCTAAACTAGGCGGTTTCGTTTTTTGTTAATAACGTAAAACTAATTTTTTTTTTTGGAGTTAACTTTTAAAGAAAAAAATATCCTTAGAAGGATATTTTTAAAAAATATATTTTTTTGAGGAGTTTTTCAATCAAAGTTAAATGATTGATTAACCCTTAAATCAATTTTATCAAGAATAACGGAAGCTAACTGCCCAATAGGAGGGAATTTTTGCCAGCTAGTACATCTGTTGATTCAACGAGAAAAACCCCGACCCCGACAACGTTGCTTTTCTCGTTGTTCAAAATCGCGTTGTAATTGAGCGATGCGCTGGCTAATTTGTGAGTCAACATCGTGAATCATTTTTCTATCCTCATCGGTTAAATTAGCTGTTACTTTGCCGTCTTTCCGTTCAAAGATTAAGCCCCGTCCATCTTTGGCGTGTAACTCCATAGTTTGTTTATCAGTTGAAAGCTTGAAAATGTAGCGTTTCCCTTCATAAGTGCTAAAACCGTTTTTAGGTTTGGCTTTGACATAACGCATTAAGCGAATAGCAGTCGAAACAACTATCACGTTATTGAAGTCCTGTTGACGTTGTTCAGGGGTTAAGGACTGTTTTTCTCCATTCGATTGAGCTTGATTTCGATGTTGTTGACTCGTCCGTTGATTTTCTCCAGTTGGTGACTGTTGGGGGGAAGGAGTTTGATTAACATCCAAGTTCCGAGACTGGAGGTTATCAGAATCAGTCCTATCAATTTTAGGAGAGTTAGGGGACGGAACATTATCACGTTGTCGAGGTGTTTTTTGGTTTCCTGTTTCTCGTACTGTGCTGCCTTCCAAATGAGACGATAATTTTCGTTCAGTTCGTTTATCAGGTAGGTTAAATTGCTCTGAACTTGTTTGAGATTTTGATGATGAAGTTGGTCGTTTTTGTTGAGTTGATTTTCTAGATTTTCGAGTTTTTCTGCCATCGTTTCCAAGACGGTTACTAAGGTCTTGTAATCGCTGTCGGTTTTCATCTGCTTGTCGATTAGACTCGATAACAGCTTCGTTAATTCTTCGTAGCTCTGCTGTGAGATCGGCTTCTGAATCTTCTGACCGTTCCCGTTCATCTCCATCATTATTTATCCTGTGAGTCGTCAAGTTTTGAGATAATTCTAACGTTGTTTTATCGATGTCTGCATCAGCATCAACTGTTAGCAGAGATGAGTTTTTTGCTGAGGAGTTTTGAATGAGAAGCGTTTCAGATTTGATACTATTTTCTACGGTAACTAATTGTTTTTCGAGGGCTTCGATTTGCTCGTTTGTGGTTTTAATTTCTAAATATTCGTCACCTCGTTCTGTAGCGATGCCTCGTTTCATCATAGCTGCTACATTTGCCCCTAAATGAATCTGAGGTATGCGAGAAATGTTTTGTTCTTTTAAGCTTCGATGATCTATTTTTTCAGAACTACCGATACTTTCTAAAGCATCGTTTGTATAGGTTGCCCAACTTTCTCTAAGCTTCAATAAAAAGTCTTTTTTATCTAAGGATCTATCTTTAGCTCCTAGTCCATTTTCATCGACAATTCTGGTGGTAATCATGATGTGGACGTGAGGATTATGGGTATTTATTTCATGAAAAGCGAGATCCGCAACTAGCCCCTTATCGACAAAGTTATCTTGAGCAAAGTTTCTGACTAATTCTTGCTTTTGGGGGTGGGTAAGTTCAGTGGGGAGAGCGATGTCAAATTCTCTAGCGGTACGAGAGTTAGAACGTTTTTCAAAGAGTTCGGCTGCGTTCCAAAGTTGAGAACGATCTGCCATCCAATTAGGGGCATTATGTGGGGTTAAGATTTCGGTAGCATACACACCTTTTTTACGGGTGTAATTGAAGGTTTCGCCGATGCGTAGATCATGTATTTTTTCAGCAGCACGATAGGCAGCCGCTTCGGTAGCTGACTGTCCATTACTACGGGATATTATTTTGGCATTGAGATGGTAGATAGCCATCTTTTTATTGAGTGTGTGCTGTGTTTAAGAGTAGAACAATTCCTTTCCCATCCGCCCAGAGTAGGGGGTTCAGGGGGTGGAACCCCTTGACGCACTGCAAACGATAGTTTGCGTAAGTGCGCTTTCCTTTCGGAAAGGGGATCTAGCTACTTGATTATAGTATAGAATATGGGTGTGAAAGCTGGTGTCTGATGAGTTACCATAATGGTCTAAGTTTACCATAATATGAGGGGTATATAATGACTAAAAAGTTAGAAAAATTACTAGAGCAACGGGAGAAGATTAACGCACGGATACAGAAGGCGAGAGCGAGGGAGACAGCACAGAAAAGGAAGGAAGATACGAGACGAAAGATTTTACTAGGGGCGTTGGTGATAGAGATGATGGATAAGGGGGAATTAGATGATGGGGTTATTATGAAAAGATTAGAGGGATTTTTGACGAGAGATATTGATAGAAAGTTGTTTGATTTTCCTGTACAGGGAGATAGTGATTCAACGGAAACGACATCAGATAAAAAGCCTACATCTTCTAAGAAAACTACTGAGTCAAAGGGGGCTAAGAAGGGGTCAAGTGCGTCTCAAAGTAGTGAGGGAAAAATAGCTGATTTAATTAGAACAGAAGTAGAGGGATCATCGGTTGAGATTATTTTAGAAGAGTACCCTTCAGATCAGAAAATGGCTATTCTCAGAACAGTGAGAGAAGTTACTAACTTAGGACTTAAAGAGGCCAAAGATTTAATTGAGTCAACACCTTGTGTAATTCACAAAACGACTCAATCATCAGCTGATGGTGCTAAGAAAAAATTAGAGAAGTTTGGGGCTAAGGTGAGTTTAAAAGTTGATAGTTAAAAGTTTAGGGGTCAAAGGCTTTTGAGAAAGCTTCTGTGATGGGTTCAATTTGAAGGTCTTTGAGACGGGTATAAACGGCAGAACGGGCGATGCCGTAACGGTTGGGGAGTTGGGATAAGGGAATGCGGTCAATTTCCATCTTGGTTGCGTACTGGACTGTCTAGGACAGATTAGGTTAACGGTTGGGTAATTGTTCCAAAACAGAAATATTTAAGTTAAGAAAACCAAGTTTATAGTTAAAATTTATGTATTAGCTAAATAAGAGGAGAATTAAACATGAGCATTGAGCAACAGGATTTTGATGACAAGCCAGAATGGTTAGTATCTGTCCTAAAAGAATTGGAAGCCTATGATAAAATGGGAAAGGAAGACAAAAAAAAGACTTTTCAAGAATTGGAGAAACGGATAAAGAAAGAAGCTCTCTTAGAAGAACAAGTAGAAAATCTGGGAAAAAATTACTTGAACAACCAGGATAAAAATTAAGAAAAAATGATGAATTTAAAGGAACAGAGTAAAGAAAAATTTTTAACGACTGAAGAGATTCAAGTTTTGTTCAACGATGGATTCACCAGTGAACAAGAGCGGGTTTTCTTTGGGGTTATGTTGTTTACGGGCTGTCATTTACATGAAGCTTGTGCCTTAGAAACGGCTGATGTTTATGATGAATCTGGTTTGGTTAGGGATGGGATCATTATTAGGAATAAGAATACCTTAAAAACAAGAATCATCCCCGTGTGTGAACCATTAAGGAAACTGTTGAGCAAATACAGTTTAAATCGTCAGGAACGTTACTTATTTCCTGAAGAGTCAGGGGGACATATTCAGTCTAAAACTGCGTCTAGAATCTTGAAAAAAGCCTGTGAAAAAGTGGGTCTTCTTAACGTTGATACCAATATTTTTAGAAAAACAATGGTTGCTCAAATGATGAATAGGAAAACCCCTTTTATATCATAGATATCTAGAAAAATACCATGAAAATCGATTTAACATCAGAACAAATTCATTACTTGAAGTATTTGGTTTTGAAAGGAATAGCTGAAGCGAAAGAAGCATCGGCACCTGAGAGCCAAAAAATTTATGAGACGATTCTCTTGGCTTTAGATCAAGAAGTTAGAGAAGAAAATAATCTGAACTGAGTTCTAATAGGTAATCATCGGGATTAAGATTAACTTTCATAAGAAATACTGTAGTCCAGCCAATTCGCTTTTGTTAGATAAATCAGCTAGAAAACTATTTATGTTAGATAAGACAAATGGTAAAATTAAGACTGGAGAATCTAGAAAGAACGAGATTTAATTGCTGTAAAAAAAAGATGAATCAAAGAGAGCTTTCGGAAAAAGAATTTAATCAATATCACGACTTAAACAAAGTCAAAGAATCTCTAAAGTTGTTTGTTAAACATAACTCGATTTTTGAAAACTCTTATCAAGATGAGGATGAGATTTGGAGGGATTATAAAACCAATATAGAATCATTAGAAATCGAGGAGATAAGTATAGAATATAAAGAAGAGAGTGCGGAATGCACCGCCGCTTTCCAGCCTGAAGTCACTTCAGGCTGGGTCGGCGGTAACATTAATTATAATGATATTACCTGCTATGATTTCGTAGCTAGTTTTAGCGTTGATTTAACGATAGAATTTGATTATTATCTGGGACCTAATTATACTCAAAAAGCTAGTTTTAAGAAAAACTCTAAAGATTCAGTCACAGTTTGTTTTACTTTTGATGAAGATTTTGATTTCAAATTAGAGTGGTGGGAATTTGAAAACAGCTATCTTGGAGATCCTGAATATGAAAAAGCCTATGACTTGCTAGTAGATTGGTTATCTTTTAGTACCAGCTAAGAAAATTAGCTATTCTGGACTATCTAGGACAGATTACGTTAAGTATTGTTCCTTCGTACTAATAAAGTGGTTTATGGTAGTTAGTACATTAAAACTAATTAAGATAACTCCATAATTCTTGCCCATATTGGAGTTTCTTCTTCTGAAGACTTCCAAACAGCTTTATCTAATTCTTCTTGTTCTAAAGGATGACCATACCCATGTTCAAAAAGGTTAAAACTTCCATCGGGATCTAAATATGCTTCTTGAATTAAAACTTCACTCAAATCTAAAGTTTCTTCTTCATTATCTTCTTGATAAAACTCTTTTTGTAAATAAGTATAGAAATAAAAATGTTGACGAGCGACCCCGGTCGGGTTCCCCGACCTTGGGAACGCGCGGTGACACTCTTCTACATCATCGGCTTGGAATATAGCTCTAATAAAAACATCATTTTCTGAACAAATATATCCCTCGGATTCTTGATATTCTATTACATGATTGACTTTTCCTTTGGCATAATTTAAAGCGGCTTCAATTACTTTTGATAGGTTAGCAGTTTTTAACATAATTCAGACTTCCTTATAGTGGCGAGGCGAGTTTTTACAGGGGATATATCCTAGACAGTCTAGGACAAACAAGGTTAACTTGCGGGGAATTGTTCACTCATCATCATCAGGGGCATCTGATGAGGGAAAATAACGACGTTGAGAAGGGGGTTTGTGCCACCCTGTGAGTTCTAATAGGTAATCATCGGGGTTAAGATTAAGTCGAGAAGCCCATTGATTTATTTGGCTTGAAGTTAGGTTAATCTTTTTACAAAGGTCGGTTTTTGTTAGACCTTCACTTATTTCTGTATCGGAACAAGTAAACTCTATGTTTCCTCTAGGGATGTCTTCAAATTTCTCCTTTAGAGAAGATAAACCTGTATTTATAAGAGCTTGTCTAAGTTGGTCAATTTCTGTTCTTAGGGACTCTATCTCATCAGTAAACTCAGATTCTTGTTCAGCTACAGTAGCAGATAAGTCGTCTATTTCCGTGGTTTTAACTTTCAAGTTTTTGACTTCTTCTTCGAGTGTCTCTGGTAGCACTTCGGTAGGAATATTCCCCTCAAGGTAATGCTCAAGGATAATAACTAAGGCTTGAGATACCTTTTTTATTTTGTGAGTCTTCATCCAGGTTTCTAGACTGCTGTATAGGCTTAAATCTAGATAGGCTGTGACTTTAGCGTGATTCTTTAACCATTCGTTGGTAGCCATTACTCTTTTATATAAAATTAAATAACTTAAAGTCCTCTGTAGTTTAACTAATTTAACTTAAATTAAGTTACTACATTAATTATAGTATAATACTATTTAATTAAGTAGCGCATCAATAAAAAGTTTAAATTATAAAGTAAGGTACTTAATTAAATTAGTAATTAATTTTACTAAACTACATAAATATTAGTATATTACTTAAATAAACAATTAGTAAATTGATATAGATTAACTACTTAGTATAATACTGTAAGTAACTTAAGTAAAGTAACTTAAGTAAAGTAATTTAAAGTAGTAAATGTAGATTGAGTATTGTTGTATAACACTTAATTTTATATAGTAAGGTACTTTAAGTTACTCTAGTAAACTACTAATGCTGAAACCTTTATAGGGAGAGGGTTTAAAAAATAAAGCAGCCTGGAACCGACTGAAGCGAGTGGAGCGTAGCGGAACGAGTGGAAGGAGGTGGAGAGGCTGCACTAGGGGGGTGTGGGGGGAGACATCCCCCCATATCATCTACAAAAGTTTTAAAAGTTAAAAGAAGCGTGTTTTAGATGCTAAGTGCATAACTAGGATACTTCAAACCTAAATGAAT
The sequence above is drawn from the Crocosphaera subtropica ATCC 51142 genome and encodes:
- a CDS encoding DUF4760 domain-containing protein; its protein translation is MNRSTGQISRLEFQITLTIGLIVSLGISIIIGAYFSVTQNKTLEEKKEARETISFIAGILGAGLGIVSAFYAVDSISRNSQTSKINRAINIISEWNNIDFQDYKDVLGELRSKTQQLKKNNGENASEAEKGYIINEIIESDFGYVGKILGYLNFLEYVSLLVETNCVDEDMIYEYFVVIFIKADDLLGLWIKQRQKDSNNYKIYDQFIKVTNKWRLRYEK
- a CDS encoding ribosomal protein L7/L12, with the protein product MTKKLEKLLEQREKINARIQKARARETAQKRKEDTRRKILLGALVIEMMDKGELDDGVIMKRLEGFLTRDIDRKLFDFPVQGDSDSTETTSDKKPTSSKKTTESKGAKKGSSASQSSEGKIADLIRTEVEGSSVEIILEEYPSDQKMAILRTVREVTNLGLKEAKDLIESTPCVIHKTTQSSADGAKKKLEKFGAKVSLKVDS
- a CDS encoding PEP-CTERM sorting domain-containing protein; its protein translation is MFPKTGELVEQLKFVIPVGTQFLVNDLTANNVDISLCTSTCEEVPFWMTNDGKIDPAISGFGFKDDPAGGTYDASSITTQKAPEPGTILGLLAISGLGLGLKRKKQS
- the mobQ gene encoding MobQ family relaxase, whose product is MAIYHLNAKIISRSNGQSATEAAAYRAAEKIHDLRIGETFNYTRKKGVYATEILTPHNAPNWMADRSQLWNAAELFEKRSNSRTAREFDIALPTELTHPQKQELVRNFAQDNFVDKGLVADLAFHEINTHNPHVHIMITTRIVDENGLGAKDRSLDKKDFLLKLRESWATYTNDALESIGSSEKIDHRSLKEQNISRIPQIHLGANVAAMMKRGIATERGDEYLEIKTTNEQIEALEKQLVTVENSIKSETLLIQNSSAKNSSLLTVDADADIDKTTLELSQNLTTHRINNDGDERERSEDSEADLTAELRRINEAVIESNRQADENRQRLQDLSNRLGNDGRKTRKSRKSTQQKRPTSSSKSQTSSEQFNLPDKRTERKLSSHLEGSTVRETGNQKTPRQRDNVPSPNSPKIDRTDSDNLQSRNLDVNQTPSPQQSPTGENQRTSQQHRNQAQSNGEKQSLTPEQRQQDFNNVIVVSTAIRLMRYVKAKPKNGFSTYEGKRYIFKLSTDKQTMELHAKDGRGLIFERKDGKVTANLTDEDRKMIHDVDSQISQRIAQLQRDFEQREKQRCRGRGFSR
- a CDS encoding tyrosine-type recombinase/integrase encodes the protein MMNLKEQSKEKFLTTEEIQVLFNDGFTSEQERVFFGVMLFTGCHLHEACALETADVYDESGLVRDGIIIRNKNTLKTRIIPVCEPLRKLLSKYSLNRQERYLFPEESGGHIQSKTASRILKKACEKVGLLNVDTNIFRKTMVAQMMNRKTPFIS